The Candidatus Syntrophosphaera sp. nucleotide sequence CACCACCAGGCGGGGCGGTTCCTTGAGCATGGCCAGCGAGGCCAGAAGCTCGGTTTCCTTCACCACGATCGGGATGGCGCCATGATCCAACAGATCGCGGATCACCTGCACCTGAGGCAGGATCAGGCGTCCCTTGGGAGCGGCGGAATCGATCGGGCAAACCAGGATCACGCGGTCGCCCTGATCCACCAGGTCGCCGGCCAGAATGCGGTTTTCCTTCAAATACTTGGGCGCCAGGCGGATGATCTCTTCCTTGGCCTGCAGGATCCCTTCCTTGCTGGCGCAGGACACCGCCACATAGCTGATCCCATGCTGGGAGCAGTATTCCAGGTTGGATTCCGGGACTTTGGCCAGGTCGCTTTTGTTGAAGATCAGCAGAAGGGGGACCTCCATCTCGCGGATGCGGTCCAGCATCTCCAGTTCAGAGGCGTCGAAAACGCTGCCGGGATTGACGAAGAGCACTATGTCCGCCCGATAGAGGATCTTGCGGGTGGCGCTCACGCGTTTATCGCCCAGCTCGCCGATATCGTCGATGCCGGCGGTGTCAAAGAAGGTCACCGGACCCAGGGGCAGCAGCTCATAATGCTTGTCCACCGGATCGGTCGTGGTGCCAGCGACTTCGGATACGATCGCGATCTCCTGGCCCACAATGGCGTTTATCAAACTGCTTTTTCCGGCGTTCCGCTTGCCGATCAAGGCGATCACAAGCCGCTCTCCGCGTGGCGCAGTGCTCATTTTCAACTCCATAACGAGATTTTTTGCAATTTTTCCCGATCGCCGCTATCGGTCAAGTCCTTTTATAGTTCGGGCCAACGTCGATCGAGCAGAGGCAATTACCTCCAAGCATGCAAAATCAATACCATACCCCGCAGGCTCAGCCGCTATGGTCAAATTCCCAGGTTCCCAGATTCCCCGCCGTACCGGGTAAGCAGTGGGTGAAATCAGAAAAAGGGACAAAACCCGATCCTAAACGAATGTATGATATAAGACCTTTGCGTAATTGCTTTATACTGGCATGACAGGGCATGGTTCGGAAAGTTATCTACAACATCCGGAGATTCATCGTCCCGATCGATGAAAAGTCCCTGGATTCCCCACTATTTTGTCACTA carries:
- the hydF gene encoding [FeFe] hydrogenase H-cluster maturation GTPase HydF, producing the protein MSTAPRGERLVIALIGKRNAGKSSLINAIVGQEIAIVSEVAGTTTDPVDKHYELLPLGPVTFFDTAGIDDIGELGDKRVSATRKILYRADIVLFVNPGSVFDASELEMLDRIREMEVPLLLIFNKSDLAKVPESNLEYCSQHGISYVAVSCASKEGILQAKEEIIRLAPKYLKENRILAGDLVDQGDRVILVCPIDSAAPKGRLILPQVQVIRDLLDHGAIPIVVKETELLASLAMLKEPPRLVVTDSQAIDQVNRETPHNVELTTFSILFARYKGELDTLLSGIRTLDQLRDGDNVLIAEACSHHVQKDDIGRVKLPRWLREITGRELHFDIFAGHDFPDNLEDYAVCIHCGGCMINPMEMNRRIMEATRRGVPITNYGMAISHLQGVLPRVVKPLGISL